The nucleotide sequence CTGACGCGCTCAGGCGAAAGACCTCGTGCTCGCGTCCGTGCTTGTCGGCGCGCAGGCCCAGCGGCTCGAACAGCGTCTGGAAGCTCGCGTCGAGATAGAACACAGCCTCCTGGAAGCTGCGCGATGCGGTCGTCTCCCCCGGGGCGGCGAAGCTCATGATGCGCTCGGCGGAGTTGATCCCCTCGCCGACCATGTTCGGATGCCCGTTCACGTCGGTGACGACCTTCAGGGGCCCCAGGTTGATGCCCAGTCGCAGATCGCCCGAGCGCAGCAGGCTATCGTCGGGTGCGCCGTCGAGCTCGCGACGCAGCCGCAGCGTCAGGCTCAGCGCGTACTCGGGGCTCACCAGGAAGCCCACCGCGGCGCCGTCGCCCGTGTCGAGGACGATGCGGCTCGACGCGGGATACGGCGTGACCAGGCGCTGCAGCAGGCTGGCGAGCTCTTCCTTGGCGGCCAGCTGCGCGGGCACGGACTTCTTCGAGAAGCCCACGATGTCCGCGAAGACGACCGCGGCCATTCGGGTCTGGCGATCGAGCTGGGTGGCGGCAGACTCCTTCATGATCCCGAATCGCCCGCAAGAATAGCGTGTTTCCGGGCCGGCGGGCAGGGGGTTCCGCAGCCTCGGGGCGGGGGGCGCCTGGCGGCGCTAGGGCGCGCCCTGGAGGATCTCGTTGAGCGCGGCGGGGTCCACCGGCTTGACCAGGTGGGCGTCGAAGCCGGCCTCGTGGGACAGCGCGCGGTCCTGGGGCTGGCCGTAGCCGCTGACCGCGATGAGCCGCACCGTGTCGCCCCGCTGCCGGCGGATGCGGCGCGCCGCCTCGTAGCCGTCGATGTCGGGAAGCCCGATGTCCATGATCACGACGTCGGGCGCGTGGCGCACCGCCGCGTCCACGCCCTCGGCGCCGGTGGCCGCTTCCAGCACCTCGTGGCCCAGCATGCGGAGCAAGGTGGCCTGCATGTCGCGCGCGTCGTGATTGTCCTCGACGAGGAGGACGCGCTGCGCCCGCCCCGGCGGCGCGGCGGATGGAGGCGCGTCCATCTTGTCCTCCGGCGCCGCAAGCGGAAGCCGCACCGTGAACCGGGCGCCGCCGCAGGGCTCGTTGCTGGCGCTGACACTCCCGCCGTGCAGCTCCAGGAGCTGGCGCACCAAGGTCAAGCCGATGCCGAGGCCGCCTTCCGTCCGGGCGAGGGTGGGGCTGGCCTGCGCGAACAGATCGAAGATCGCCTCGAGCTTGTCGGGAGGGATGCCGGGGCCGTTGTCCACGACGACAAGGATGGCCGTGCCGGCCTCGACGCTCAGCGAGATCCGGATCGTGCCGTCGATGGGCGTGAATTTCCGCGCATTGTTCAGCAGGTTGCCGATGATCTGCTGCAGGCGCACCGGGTCGCCGGCCACGGTGACGGGGGCCCCGGGCACGGACACGGTCAGGCGCTGGCGCTTGGTGTCGAGCCGGTGCCGCTCCATCTCCACCGCCTGCTCGACCGCAGTGCGCAGATCGACCGACACACGCTCGAGGTCGACCAGCCGGCCGCCGAGCCGCGCCACGTCGAGCAGATCGTCGAGCAGCCGGGCCAGGTGATGCGCCTGACGTTCGATCATCCCGCGCGCGCGGTCCTGCTGCGGGCGCACGGCATCCGGCCGCTCCAGCACGGCGAGCGCGTTGACGATGACGCCGACGGGATTGCGCAGCTCGTGGGCGAGCATCGCGAGGAACTCGTCCTTGGCCTGGTTCGCCAGGCGGGCCTGGGCCAGGGCGGCCTGCTCCAGCCGCCGCAGCTCGTCCCGCTCACGCTCCAGACGCTTCTGCGCGCTGATGTCGCGCGCGATCTTGGACGCGCCCACCACGTGGCCGTCGCGGGCGCGGATGGGCGAGACGGTGAGCGCGATCGGGATGAGGCGACCATCCTTGGTGATGCGCTCGGTCTCGAAGTGCTCGATCGACTGGCCGAGGTGAAGGCGCCGGATGATCTCGTCTTCCTCGAAGAGGCGCTCCTTGGGGATGATGATCGTGATCGGCTGACCCAGCACCTCGCGCTCGGTGTAGCCGAACATGCGCTCCGCCGCACCGTTCCAGGACGTGATCCGGCCCTCGAGGGTCTTGCTGATGATGGCGTCCTCGGCATTGGTGACGATGGCGGCGAGACGGGCGGCATAGGCTTCGGCTTCCGAAAGTGAGTCCATGAGGGGTACCCCGGAGATGGTACCGCGGGTGCATGCCGATCTGCTGCGCGCGTTTGTGCTAAGCAGGACCAAGCGTTTTCAAGTGAGCTGGGGAGAAATTACCGGGTCGCAGTGTTCACATGAGTATGGATAGACAACCCACGAGCGACGTACCTCCCTGGCTGGCGGGTGGGGGCGAGATGGGCGAGCGCATCCGGCGCCTCGACTGGGGCGCGACCCCGCTCGGGCCCATCGCTGCCTGGCCCGAAACGCTCCGCCGCGCCGTCAGCATGGCGCTGCCCTCCAAGGCGCAGATCTGCCTCTTCTGGGGGCCGGAGCTGGTCAAGCTCTACAACGACGCCTACATTCCGGTCCTCGGCCAGAAGCACGGCCGCGTGCTCGGGCTCCCGGGACGGGAGGTGTGGCCCGAGGTCTGGCATCAGCTCGAGCCGCTGCTCGAGGGCGTGGTCCGGACCGGCGAGGCCTTCAAGGCAGACGATCTGCTGTTCCTCATCGAGCGCCACGGCTTTACCGAGGAGACGTATTTCGACGTCTCGTACGATCCCGTGCGCGACGACGCGGGCAAGGTGGACGGCGTGTTCTGCATCGTCACCGAGACCACCGGTCGTGTCCTCGGCGAGCGGCGTCTCCGCGCCCTGCGCGATCTCGGACGCGCCAAGGAGGGGCGCTCGGTGGACGAGGCGTGCCTCCTCGCCCTCGACGCGCTCGCGTCCCACCGCCAGGATCTTCCCTTCGTGCGTCTCTACCTGCTCGAGGAGGCCGGCACGGATGTGCGCGAGGTGGGCGCTCGCGGGGCCGCGACCATCTCGCTCGCCGATCGCGCCTGGCCGTTCGAGGCGGTGGCGCGGAGCGGCGAGGCGGTCGTGATGAAGTCGCCGCCGCCCGAGCTGGCGCACGCGCTGCCGGACACCGCCGCGCCCGAGCGCACGATGGTGCACCCGATCCTGCGCGCGGGGCACTGCGCGGGCTTGATGGTCGTGGGAACGAGCCGCAACCTCGGCCTCGAGGGCGGCTATCGCGACTTTCTGGATCTCGTGGCCACCCAGATCGGCGTGGCGGTGACCCAGGCCTCGTCCTACGAGGAAGCGCGGAAGCGCGCGGAAGCCCTCGCCGAGCTCGACCGCGCCAAGACGGTGTTCTTCAGCAACATCAGCCACGAGTTCCGGACCCCGCTTACCTTGATGCTCGGCCCCCTCGAGGATCTGCTTCGGCGTCCGGCCTCGACGATGGACCCGGGTGAGCACGACTCCCTCGCCCTGATGCACCGGAACGGCCGCCGGCTCCTGAAGCTCGTCAACACGCTGCTCGACTTTTCCCGCATCCAGGCCGGCCGCCACCGAGCGACGTACGAGCCGACGGACCTCGGTCGCCTCACCGCGGAGCTGGCCGGCGTCTTCCGCTCGGCGATCGAGCAAGCCGGCCTTCGGCTCGAGGTGCGCCTGGCTTCGGGCCTCGAGCCCATCTACGTGGACCGCGCGATGTGGGAGAAAATCGTCCTCAACCTCCTCTCCAACGCGCTCAAGTTCACCTTCGAAGGGACCATCAGCGTCGAGCTGGTGGACCACGATACCTCCGTGGAGCTGGTGGTGCGCGACACCGGGATCGGCATCGCCGCCGCCGAGCTGCCGCGCGTGTTCGACCGCTTCCATCGCGTGCAGGCGGCGCGCGCCCGCACCCACGAGGGCTCCGGCATCGGGCTTGCCCTCGTCCTGGAGCTGGTGCGGCTGCACGGCGGCGACGTGCGAGTCGAGAGCGCGCCCGACCGCGGCAGCGCCTTCTTCGTCACGCTGCCCCGTGGCCGGGCGCACCTGCCCGCCGACCACATCGCCGCGGGCTCCGTCGCCTCTTCCGCGTCCAGCGCGCCGGCCTTCCTCGAGGAAGCGCTCGGCTGGCTGCCCCAGGAGGGCGACGAGATCGCGGAGCCGTTTGCCGCCGCCGCGGCGCCCGAGCCCGGGCGGGGAGCCGGCGAGAGCGGCCGCCGCCCGCGCATCCTCGTCGCCGACGACAATGCGGACATGCGGGAGTACGTGGGGCGCCTGCTCGGCACGCGATGGGAGGTGGAGGCGGCCGGCGACGGGCACGCCGCGCTGGCCGCGCTACGGGCCCGTTCCGCCGACCTCATCCTCGCCGACGTCATGATGCCGGGGCTGGACGGCTTCGCGCTGCTGAACGCGGTGCGGGCCGATGCGGCCCTGCGCGGCGTTCCGGTGATCCTCCTCTCGGCGCGCGCCGGCGAGGAGGCGCGGATCGAGGGCCTGGAGGCGGGCGCCGACGACTACGTGACCAAGCCGTTCGCCGCGCGCGAGCTCGTCGCGCGCGTGGAGTCCCACCTCAAGCTCAAGGAGCTGCGCGAGCATGCCGCGGCGGAGCGGGAAGCGCTGCTCGCGCGCGCCGAGGCCGCACGGCGCGAGGCGGAAGAGAAGACCGAGGATCTCGAGACGATCAGCCGCATCGGCCAGCGGCTCAGCGGCCGGACCGAGCTGACTGCTCTGGTCCAGGCCTTCACCGACGAGGCGACGCTGCTGGCGGGGGCGCAGGTCGGCGCGTTCTTCTACAACACGGTCTCCGACAAGGGCGAGTCGCACACGCTCTATGCGATCTCCGGCGTGTCCCGGGCGGCCTTCGAGCAGTTCCCGCTGCCCCGCAGCACCGATCTCCTCGGGCGGACGTTTCGCGGCGAGCGCATCATCCGTCTCGACGACGTGCGTGGGGACCCGAGCTACGGCCGGAGCGCGCCCCA is from Candidatus Methylomirabilota bacterium and encodes:
- a CDS encoding ATP-binding protein is translated as MDSLSEAEAYAARLAAIVTNAEDAIISKTLEGRITSWNGAAERMFGYTEREVLGQPITIIIPKERLFEEDEIIRRLHLGQSIEHFETERITKDGRLIPIALTVSPIRARDGHVVGASKIARDISAQKRLERERDELRRLEQAALAQARLANQAKDEFLAMLAHELRNPVGVIVNALAVLERPDAVRPQQDRARGMIERQAHHLARLLDDLLDVARLGGRLVDLERVSVDLRTAVEQAVEMERHRLDTKRQRLTVSVPGAPVTVAGDPVRLQQIIGNLLNNARKFTPIDGTIRISLSVEAGTAILVVVDNGPGIPPDKLEAIFDLFAQASPTLARTEGGLGIGLTLVRQLLELHGGSVSASNEPCGGARFTVRLPLAAPEDKMDAPPSAAPPGRAQRVLLVEDNHDARDMQATLLRMLGHEVLEAATGAEGVDAAVRHAPDVVIMDIGLPDIDGYEAARRIRRQRGDTVRLIAVSGYGQPQDRALSHEAGFDAHLVKPVDPAALNEILQGAP
- a CDS encoding histidine kinase dimerization/phospho-acceptor domain-containing protein; the encoded protein is MGERIRRLDWGATPLGPIAAWPETLRRAVSMALPSKAQICLFWGPELVKLYNDAYIPVLGQKHGRVLGLPGREVWPEVWHQLEPLLEGVVRTGEAFKADDLLFLIERHGFTEETYFDVSYDPVRDDAGKVDGVFCIVTETTGRVLGERRLRALRDLGRAKEGRSVDEACLLALDALASHRQDLPFVRLYLLEEAGTDVREVGARGAATISLADRAWPFEAVARSGEAVVMKSPPPELAHALPDTAAPERTMVHPILRAGHCAGLMVVGTSRNLGLEGGYRDFLDLVATQIGVAVTQASSYEEARKRAEALAELDRAKTVFFSNISHEFRTPLTLMLGPLEDLLRRPASTMDPGEHDSLALMHRNGRRLLKLVNTLLDFSRIQAGRHRATYEPTDLGRLTAELAGVFRSAIEQAGLRLEVRLASGLEPIYVDRAMWEKIVLNLLSNALKFTFEGTISVELVDHDTSVELVVRDTGIGIAAAELPRVFDRFHRVQAARARTHEGSGIGLALVLELVRLHGGDVRVESAPDRGSAFFVTLPRGRAHLPADHIAAGSVASSASSAPAFLEEALGWLPQEGDEIAEPFAAAAAPEPGRGAGESGRRPRILVADDNADMREYVGRLLGTRWEVEAAGDGHAALAALRARSADLILADVMMPGLDGFALLNAVRADAALRGVPVILLSARAGEEARIEGLEAGADDYVTKPFAARELVARVESHLKLKELREHAAAEREALLARAEAARREAEEKTEDLETISRIGQRLSGRTELTALVQAFTDEATLLAGAQVGAFFYNTVSDKGESHTLYAISGVSRAAFEQFPLPRSTDLLGRTFRGERIIRLDDVRGDPSYGRSAPHYGMPLGHLPVTSYLAVPVLSRTGEVLGGLFLGHEQPGMFPERLEPIMAGVAAQLAIALDNARLLDKEQRARASAEAASRAKDEFLAVLSHELRTPLNAVYGWAHMLKSGQLQGEMLTRALEVIMRNANAQVQLIDDMLDVSRIVTGKMRLDVRPVDLRTVVEAALDVVRPAADAKSLRLQAVLDP